The segment GGATAGAATGACCAATAACGTATTCGTACATTTTACATATGAAGACTGCATGTATGGTATATCTGTGAAGGCATCAGTGGAGGATGTGACGTTGTCAATGTTACAAGAAAAGATATATAAGAAGCTTGGGTTGGATGAACGTAAGGAAAAACTGAAATTGAGCTACATTCCGATGGTGATACGTTGCAAGAAAGCTGTAACTATTGCTGATGATGACGATCTTTATGTTTACCTCGGATGTGTCGATAAAGAGAACCAAAGATGTCTTTTGGTTGTGGAGAGTAGTGAAAGGTCGGGAGCGAGACCACAAGATAAACTTTCGATAGCGGGTAAAAGTTCTGTTGGTATGAACTACAACGATTTGCAGCTATTGGAACATGAAGTTGGACCTAATGCCATTACATTGTACGTTGGTGAGAACCAGGGGAATAACGAGGTGAGTGCTAAAGAGACTGGTACTGGTATGGAGACTGATACTGGTATGGAGACTGATACGGCTGCGGAGACTGATACAAGTATGGAGAATGATACGGCTGCGGAGACTGATACAGGTATGGAGAATGATACGGCTGCGGAAACTGATACTGGTATGGAGAATGATACTGCTGCGGAGAATGAAACGGCTGCGGAGAATGAAACGGCTGCGGAGAATGAAACGGCTGCGGAGACTGATACCGTACATCCAACCGCCGATAAGTATGTTGAAGAGCCACCTGCAATAGTACGGAGTAGTTGTATAGAGGAATGGGGCGATGGTTTGAGTCTTAATAAACATGACGAATTTCCAAGTAAGAAGGCAATTCAGGAGATGGTGGATAGAGCTGCATATTGTGAATGTTATCGTTATGTCACTAAAAAGTCAGATCGAAATCGATTGGTGATAACATGTTCGCAAGCTGACTGCAAATGGGTAATACGAGCTTCAAGGATTGCTGGGACAGAAATTTTCTCAATAAAAAGCTACACGAAGATGCATACATGCTCGCGGACACAACAAAGTGACAGCAACGACAAGAGAAGAGCGTCAGCAGAAGTAGTGGCAAGTTTTTTGAATGAGGAATTCCCAGGAGATGTGCAAACTCCAACTCCAAAAGATATTAAGGCTCTGGTTAAGTCCAAACTTGGTGTCATGATATCCTACTCCACAGCATTGCGTGGAAAGAATTTGGCTTCTTGTGATACACGTGGTAGTCCGGAAGATAGCTACAGGATGATGTATAGCTATTTGTTCATGTTAGAGAAAATGAACACGGGAACAAAAACTAGTGTGAAATTGGATGACTCAGGTAAATTCAAGTACCTCTTCATAGCGTTGGGAGCTTGCATTGAAGGGTTTGCAGTTATGAGAAAAGTGATTGTTGTCGATGCAACATGGCTGAAGAACGGATATGGGGGTGTTCTAATTTTTGCCAAAGCTCAAGATCCTAACCGTCATTGCTATCCACTTGCGTTTGCTGTACTTGATGGAGAGAATCATGCTAGTTGGACCTGGTTTTTTGAGATGCTTAGAAGCGTTATACCAGACTCTTCTGAACTGGTTTTCATGAGTGATAGAAATCCAAGTCTGATATTTGCAATAGCAAACGTGTACCCTCAGGCTCACCATGGTCATTGTTTATGGCATTTGAAGGAAAATGTTAAAGGGCATGCTTCTAACGTCACCAAAGATGTAGTCGGGCATAGATTCATGGAGTTGGGAAAGATGTACACAAT is part of the Brassica rapa cultivar Chiifu-401-42 chromosome A09, CAAS_Brap_v3.01, whole genome shotgun sequence genome and harbors:
- the LOC117127699 gene encoding uncharacterized protein LOC117127699, translating into MTNNVFVHFTYEDCMYGISVKASVEDVTLSMLQEKIYKKLGLDERKEKLKLSYIPMVIRCKKAVTIADDDDLYVYLGCVDKENQRCLLVVESSERSGARPQDKLSIAGKSSVGMNYNDLQLLEHEVGPNAITLYVGENQGNNEVSAKETGTGMETDTGMETDTAAETDTSMENDTAAETDTGMENDTAAETDTGMENDTAAENETAAENETAAENETAAETDTVHPTADKYVEEPPAIVRSSCIEEWGDGLSLNKHDEFPSKKAIQEMVDRAAYCECYRYVTKKSDRNRLVITCSQADCKWVIRASRIAGTEIFSIKSYTKMHTCSRTQQSDSNDKRRASAEVVASFLNEEFPGDVQTPTPKDIKALVKSKLGVMISYSTALRGKNLASCDTRGSPEDSYRMMYSYLFMLEKMNTGTKTSVKLDDSGKFKYLFIALGACIEGFAVMRKVIVVDATWLKNGYGGVLIFAKAQDPNRHCYPLAFAVLDGENHASWTWFFEMLRSVIPDSSELVFMSDRNPSLIFAIANVYPQAHHGHCLWHLKENVKGHASNVTKDVVGHRFMELGKMYTMADFNAAYERFKLRFPSAYTYVEEKTEKDKWARVFFPRDRYNLDTSNSVESMNKVFREARRWALIPMLDCIIRTFSDWFNQRRKDAVSQSLGTMLVPLVENYLHDLWVLARTLPVRELNSYELEYEVKDSHGKMFLTNLIAKTCTCKVWDYEKIPCLHGLAAYIYYTNEVDNGGGRSRDINIVYHELCSKYYWTELWALAYCRTIYAVPDMSVWEVPDHIRELKIIPPDPIKRKGRKRVNRLPSGGERRRRTQNKKRPRQNFGFNWLLFGNGSSPSEQNTA